A stretch of DNA from Granulicella pectinivorans:
GCGGTCGCGGAGGATCTCATCAGCTTGGGGAACATCTCCCTGAACCTTGAGCATTTCGCGGAAGCGGAGACCGCCTACCGGCAGGCTCTCGACATCAAGCGGGCGTGGTATGGCCCGGACCATCCGCAGACGGCGGATGCCGTGACCTATGTGGCTCAGGCTCTGCAGGCGGAAAATAAGCTGAAAGACGCCCAAACACTGCTGCAGCAGGCGCTTGCCTCGCTCGACCGATCCGGCGGTCCTCCCCAGATGAGAGTCGCGCATGTGCTGAATCAGCTTGGCGTGGTCGAGAATCTGGAGCACGACCCGGACGCAGCCGAGGCCGATTTCAAACGTTCGGCATCGATCTACGAAGCCGTCTATGGAAGAGATCACTGGGAGACGGCCCTGGCGGTCGCGAACATCGGGACTGCTTATTTGCAGGTGAAGAACTATCCCATGGCCGAGCAATACTTCCGGGATGCCTTGGCACGGTACGCGCGCGCGTCCGCAGCCGACCCGATGAACGTCGGCATCGCGCATATCAAACTGGGCCGGGCGCTTGTGCGCGAAAAGCGCTACCAGGATGGTGCAGTCGAGTCGCTAGCCGGATACAAGCTGGTGGCAAAAGAGGCCGAGCCAACCTCCAGCTGGCTCCAGGCCGCCCGAACCGATCTGGTGGAAGATTACGACGCACTCCACGAGCCCGAGAAGGCCGCCGTTTACCGGGCCGACATGACCGCCGTCGCACGCGGCCAGCAGAAATAGATTCCTTGAAGGGGTTTCGCCTCCGTTTACGCAATAGCAGGTGAAGAAATCCCTTTTATGGAGTTACCATGCCTGCAAATGGAAATCGCCGCTGAAATTGCGTTTGAGAGTTCACACGCTCCAAGTGATGGAGTGCTCAACCACGACGGCCGCCCTGTTCTGCAATCGGAATAGAGCGGCCGCTATAGCGGGAACATTATCGGTCTCGGAGATGTCTGGTTCGATAAGAGCGCGGTTGGGGATGTCTGAATGCCAACGAATAACTGGCTTTGTTTGAAACTTACAAGGACGTGAGCGGTGTGGTTGCTTTTTGGGTTGTCTCCGATCGTTCTTATGTGCCGCAGATATCAACGGCAAGGGGAGTTTACTGTGAAAATGTCTTTGCTTCTGGTTTTCTGGACGACACTCGGATTACAGCCGGCTTTTGCGCAGAGTGACATGGTTCGGAGGTGCAATCTTGCAACAGCAAGTGCGGACGATGTTACCCGTCCTCACGACATTCCCGGAGTGGCTTTCGACCAGATCAATCCGGCGGTCGCGGTTCCGGCCTGTGAAGCGGCCGTTTCGGCCAACCCCGGCGTGGCGCGCCTCCAGTTTGAATTGGGAAGGGCTCTTGAAGCGGCCAAACGTCTCGGAGAGGCACGAGCCGCTTATGAAAGAGCTGCCGCGAAGGATTTTGCGCTCGCGGAGGCGAATCTGGCGACTCTTTACCGCCTCGGTGAGGGCGTACCCAAGGATTACGTCAAGTCAATGGCGTGGTACCGAAAGGCTGCCGATCAGGGGTTGGCGAGTGCACAGGTCAACGTGGGGCATCTGTACTATGAGGGCGATGGTGTAGCGAAGAACTATGCCGAGGCGATGAAGTGGTATCGCAGGGCAGCCGACCAAGGCGATCAGGACGGACAGGCCAAGCTCGGGGAGATGTACTTCAACGGTAGAGGCGTACAAAAAGACCCTTCGCAGGCGTTCGATTGGTTCCGCAAGGCGGCGGAGCAGGGCAATGTAGATTCACAGTCCATGCTTGGCTGGATGTATTGGGAGGGCATCGGTGTGCCCAAGGACAACGCCCAGGCCGCTTCCTGGTTTCGCAAGGCTGCCGACCAGGGCGATGCAGATGCGCAGACCGCTCTCGGGGCGATGTATGTCGACGGAGAGGGCGTCCCAAAGGACAATGGCAAGGCAGAGTTCTGGTACCGCAAGGCTGCCGCCCAGGGTAACACCGTCGCGCAGTCCAAACTCAAAGGATTGGCGAATCTAGCTCAGGTGAATCAAGAGACGGCGGCCCAGGAGACGAGGCAAGCCGCCCTGCTGGCGAAGCGCAAGGAGGTGGGCGATCTCGTATGCAATGCGGATGGGGTGGTGTGGGGGTATGTGGAACGGGTCTATAAAGACAAGATCCAGATCAGATATCAACATACGTTTTTTGTGTCGCATCCCTACGACGAACTCTTTTGGAAGAACTACAACGAAGTCATCGTTTGCAGCGATAAATAGCGCGTCTGCTCTCTTTGCTCTGGTCTATCGCTGCTGGACATGCAGTCATCGCGCAGGAAAGGTGTTTGTGTCTATGAATCGAATAGTTTTTTTCCGTCGTGCGTCCTGGAGGATGGGGTGCAGTTCTGCTTGGGCATTTGTCCTCATAATCACGGCCATGAATATCGGTGGTCTTGCATGTGCGCAGGAGATTACCCACTTGACCAACTGGCAATCGCATTCCGATGTGTTTGCGGACAAGAACGCTCTGCCTCCCGTCACGGCTACCTCGCCCATCGCTGGATTGGGCGGTGCGCGAGTGTCGATGAAGATGACATGCCTCGAGCTGGCTCCAGGCCGCCCGAACCGATCTGGTGGAAGATTACGACGCACTCCATGAGCCCGAGAAGGCCGCCGTTTACCGGACCGAGATGACCGCCGTCGCGCGCGCCAAACAAAAATAGATTCCGTGAAGGGGTTTCGCCTCCGTTTACGCAATAGCAGGTGAAGAAATCCCATCAAGGAGTTCTCATGCCTACAAATGGAAATCGCCGCTTTCTGCTCGTCAGCGCCGCTCTCGCGTCTCTCGCCCTTTCCCTCGTTCAGCCGATGCCCGCCCAGCAATACGGCACACTCACCAATGAGACGCTCAACCGGATTCCCGACCCGGGTGTTCGTCTCGATCTCTATCTCTTCCGTGCGAATCCGGCGGTTCTTCAGGAAAAGTTCTTCCTCCGCTACTTCATTGCGCTCAACAACTGCAACAACACCGCCGTCGAGAAAGCCCTGGATAACGAACTCGATTATCCGGCGCTGGCCTCCTATTACCAGACACACGCCGCCGAGATTCTCGGCGCTTTGCCCGATACGGTCGAGCTTTCGCTCTACGGAGGGTCGGGCCGCATGTTGGCCGGTATGTTCGAGGAGCAGCTCAAGTTGGGCGAGTACGACACAAGCACAGGCAGCTTTCCGATCATTCTCGACACGAAAAGAGACAATCAGGGTTCCGCAAACGGTCAAACGACCGTCTCCCTGGGCAGTCTTTTCAAGCGCCATCAGGAAGCGGCCCAGCAAAACCACGCCGTCAATCTGAGTGGCAATATCGGGGTTGGTCTCAATCGGGCGCGCAGTCTGGCGAGTTGCCCAGTGGCCGACCGCGTGCTTCGGTCCTGGAGTGGCCCTCAAGTGATGATGCCGACCTACACCGTGTTGTATGACCGGACAGGCTTCGACACCCTTCCCATGGACGTCGATGCGGCACGAACGTACATCAACAGCCATCCTGCCTTACACCGGACCGTGATGCTTTCCATCGACTTTCACCTACAGAATAAAGCCGACGTCAGAGCCGCAGGTTTTGGCGGAAGAGGCATCTCGTCGGTGACCTTCCCGGGCAAGATAGCGCGGGTCACGGTGATCGACTCCAGCGCTCTGCCGCTCGGCTTTCTGGCCGACGACCATTCGCTGCCGCTTCCAGTTGTACCCGCGGCTCCAAGCTCGCCAGCCGAAAAACTGGCAGCTACACGCGATGCGGCTTTTGTCTATGAGAGAGAAACCGTCTGCCATTGGGACATGAGCGGCTATCAGTTGACTGCCCTTCAGACGATGGAGAGCCGCATCCACAGCACGGGGACACCGCAGGAAAGGCAGGAGTGGGACTCCGTGGTGGCGAGGGAGTATTCCCTCCTCGGCGCGAAACGTATCTACGGATACTGTGCGCTTCCCGGCGCGCGTGCGCAGTACGACAGCATACTCATGCGGGTGTGGCCCAATGGACCGATCGCCCATCCTTAGGCCGCTGGCGTCGCAGTGCAGGACGGGGATTGCGGGACCATGAGCCGTATCGTCGCCGGATCCCAGACTCCAATGAAATCCAATCGTTCGAGGGGGTATCGGCACCATGAATTCCATTCTGGTTAGAGTTGTTGCACTCGGTCCGCTCTGC
This window harbors:
- a CDS encoding tetratricopeptide repeat protein, which codes for MCRRYQRQGEFTVKMSLLLVFWTTLGLQPAFAQSDMVRRCNLATASADDVTRPHDIPGVAFDQINPAVAVPACEAAVSANPGVARLQFELGRALEAAKRLGEARAAYERAAAKDFALAEANLATLYRLGEGVPKDYVKSMAWYRKAADQGLASAQVNVGHLYYEGDGVAKNYAEAMKWYRRAADQGDQDGQAKLGEMYFNGRGVQKDPSQAFDWFRKAAEQGNVDSQSMLGWMYWEGIGVPKDNAQAASWFRKAADQGDADAQTALGAMYVDGEGVPKDNGKAEFWYRKAAAQGNTVAQSKLKGLANLAQVNQETAAQETRQAALLAKRKEVGDLVCNADGVVWGYVERVYKDKIQIRYQHTFFVSHPYDELFWKNYNEVIVCSDK